One Rhodospirillaceae bacterium genomic region harbors:
- a CDS encoding MerR family transcriptional regulator, producing MSDASASRSGKSEAAFRTISEVASELDVPQHVLRFWESKFSQVRPLKRGGGRRYYRPEDIVLLKRIRALLYDDGLTIKGVQKLFKDHGLKTVLEGEGGPVTPADKAAGEPKSSGSSSIDLSAVLSDLKSLRDTLRTALAAR from the coding sequence ATGAGCGATGCATCAGCCTCGCGGTCGGGCAAGTCAGAAGCCGCATTCAGAACCATTAGTGAAGTCGCTTCAGAACTGGACGTGCCACAGCACGTTCTTCGATTTTGGGAATCAAAATTTAGCCAAGTTCGACCACTCAAGCGGGGTGGAGGGCGGCGCTACTACCGCCCGGAGGACATCGTTCTTCTCAAACGGATTCGGGCTCTGTTATATGACGACGGACTGACGATTAAGGGCGTTCAAAAACTGTTCAAGGACCATGGTCTTAAGACTGTTCTTGAGGGAGAAGGCGGACCGGTAACACCGGCTGATAAGGCTGCGGGGGAACCGAAAAGCTCTGGGTCGTCTTCCATTGACCTCTCTGCCGTTTTGTCCGACCTAAAAAGTCTTCGCGATACGTTAAGAACGGCCCTGGCAGCCAGATAA